One window from the genome of Pelodictyon luteolum DSM 273 encodes:
- a CDS encoding thiamine pyrophosphate-dependent enzyme, which yields MERQLLLGAEAAALGAIDAGISGVYAYPGTPSTEITEFIQHSPAARNRGVRAAWSTNEKTAYEEALGMSYAGKRVLVCMKHVGLNVAADAFINSALTGVGGGLVLAVADDPSMHSSQNEQDSRVYGKFAMIPVIEPSNQQELYDGVRHAFQLSESLSLPVMVRLTTRLAHSRAGVVPKEPEPERTLPAADALPSAERFVLMPVNARRQYARLIGLQRDIEQLAECSWLNRMVEGTASTGVLAFGIAYNYVMEVREAFDMDFPVLKTGQYPLPLGAAQQLFNQCDSVLVAEEGYPVIEELLRGFFGNGQVLGRLDGTLARTGELNTDIIARALGLEPAPAAPVPEIVVPRPPELCRGCGHRDLYLALNTVMAGHPHDHVFSDIGCYTLGALAPFSAIHTCVDMGASVTMAIGAAEAGLRPAVAVIGDSTFTHSGMTGLLDAVNRRSSVTIIITDNDTTAMTGGQNSAATGSRLEAICLGLGVDPLHLRTIVPLKPRLQENIAVISEEIAYEGVSVILARRECVERAAKRNRNT from the coding sequence ATGGAACGACAGCTCCTTCTGGGGGCGGAAGCCGCAGCCCTCGGTGCCATCGATGCCGGCATATCCGGCGTCTATGCCTACCCGGGAACCCCTTCGACCGAAATCACCGAATTCATCCAGCACTCTCCCGCTGCCCGAAACCGCGGGGTGCGTGCCGCATGGTCGACGAATGAAAAAACCGCATACGAAGAGGCGCTCGGCATGTCTTACGCCGGAAAGCGGGTGCTGGTATGCATGAAGCACGTGGGGCTCAATGTCGCCGCCGATGCATTCATCAACTCCGCTCTCACCGGCGTTGGCGGAGGCCTGGTGCTGGCCGTCGCCGACGACCCCTCCATGCACTCGTCTCAGAACGAGCAGGACAGCCGGGTGTACGGGAAGTTCGCCATGATCCCCGTCATCGAACCCTCAAACCAGCAGGAGCTCTACGACGGCGTCCGCCATGCATTCCAGCTCTCCGAATCGCTCAGCCTTCCGGTGATGGTCCGCCTCACCACGCGCCTCGCGCACTCGCGTGCAGGGGTAGTTCCAAAGGAGCCGGAACCGGAACGCACGCTTCCGGCGGCCGATGCGCTTCCTTCTGCAGAACGGTTCGTCCTGATGCCGGTGAATGCAAGAAGGCAGTACGCCCGACTCATCGGCCTGCAGCGCGATATCGAGCAGTTGGCCGAATGTTCATGGCTGAACCGCATGGTGGAGGGCACGGCCTCAACCGGCGTGCTCGCGTTCGGGATTGCATACAACTATGTCATGGAGGTGCGTGAGGCCTTTGATATGGACTTTCCCGTACTGAAAACCGGACAGTACCCCCTTCCACTCGGGGCCGCACAGCAACTCTTCAACCAGTGCGACAGCGTGCTTGTAGCCGAGGAGGGCTATCCGGTCATTGAGGAGCTGCTTCGGGGATTCTTCGGCAACGGCCAGGTGCTGGGGCGCCTCGACGGCACTCTCGCACGCACCGGCGAGCTCAATACAGACATCATCGCCCGGGCGCTCGGCCTGGAACCCGCGCCCGCTGCACCCGTCCCCGAAATCGTCGTACCTCGACCGCCCGAACTCTGCCGGGGATGCGGGCACCGCGATCTGTATCTGGCACTCAACACCGTCATGGCCGGACACCCGCATGACCATGTCTTTTCCGATATCGGCTGCTATACCCTCGGTGCGCTCGCCCCCTTCAGCGCCATCCATACATGCGTCGACATGGGCGCATCAGTCACTATGGCGATAGGGGCGGCCGAAGCCGGACTCCGGCCCGCTGTGGCGGTCATCGGCGATTCCACCTTCACCCACTCCGGCATGACGGGCCTGCTCGATGCAGTGAACAGGCGCTCGTCGGTCACCATCATCATAACCGACAACGACACCACCGCCATGACCGGAGGGCAGAACTCAGCCGCTACCGGCAGCCGTCTTGAAGCCATCTGCCTCGGCCTCGGCGTAGACCCCCTGCACCTCAGAACCATCGTCCCCCTGAAACCCCGGCTTCAGGAAAACATTGCAGTGATCAGTGAAGAGATCGCCTACGAGGGGGTCTCCGTCATCCTTGCCCGAAGGGAGTGCGTCGAGCGGGCGGCAAAAAGGAACCGGAACACATGA
- a CDS encoding type III sulfide quinone reductase, selenoprotein subtype has translation MAKKIVVLGAGTAGTIVSNNLRRHLSDDWEITVIDRDDRHIYQPGLLFVPFGIQKSKTLVKSRKKFILPGVKFVLDEITHVDPEKKVVKTRNNSFDYDFLVVSTGCKVVPEENDGLLDAWGKNAFTFYYLEAADVLHRKLREFDGGKLVMDIAELPFKCPVAPIEFVFLADWYFKKRGIRNKVEIELVTPLQAAFTKPKAAAVFSRSAKEKNIKITTGFELNRVDGKAGYIESVQGEKVNYDMLVVVPTTVGDKVITDSGMDDGIGYVPTHQNTLQALKHEGVYVIGDATNVPTSKAGSVAHYEADVVVFNIMAEIHGVKPEEIFDGHSTCFIVYSKGTASLIDFNYKIEPLPGQFPAPHLGPFSLLKETKANWWGKLAFEPLYWNVLLGGRHLGMPPTLVMAGKEVG, from the coding sequence ATGGCTAAAAAAATCGTCGTCCTTGGAGCCGGTACCGCCGGTACCATCGTTTCCAACAACCTGCGCCGCCATCTTTCCGATGACTGGGAGATTACGGTCATCGACCGTGACGATCGTCATATCTACCAACCGGGGCTGTTGTTTGTACCGTTCGGCATCCAGAAGTCGAAGACGCTGGTGAAGTCGCGAAAAAAGTTCATCCTCCCCGGTGTGAAATTCGTGCTTGACGAAATCACCCATGTCGATCCCGAGAAGAAGGTGGTAAAGACCAGAAACAACAGCTTCGACTATGATTTTCTCGTCGTCAGCACCGGCTGCAAGGTCGTGCCGGAGGAGAACGACGGCCTGCTCGACGCCTGGGGGAAAAACGCGTTCACCTTCTACTACCTGGAGGCGGCCGATGTACTGCACCGCAAACTCCGTGAGTTCGATGGCGGCAAACTGGTGATGGATATCGCTGAGCTGCCGTTCAAGTGCCCTGTTGCGCCGATCGAGTTCGTGTTCCTTGCCGACTGGTATTTCAAGAAACGCGGGATACGCAACAAAGTGGAGATCGAACTGGTGACCCCGCTGCAGGCTGCGTTCACCAAGCCGAAAGCCGCCGCGGTGTTCAGCCGGTCCGCAAAGGAGAAGAACATCAAGATTACGACCGGTTTCGAGTTGAACCGGGTCGACGGCAAGGCCGGGTATATCGAGAGCGTGCAGGGCGAAAAGGTCAATTACGACATGCTGGTGGTAGTTCCCACCACTGTCGGTGACAAGGTCATCACCGATTCTGGCATGGACGACGGCATCGGTTACGTTCCCACCCATCAGAACACCCTCCAGGCGCTCAAGCACGAGGGAGTCTACGTCATCGGTGACGCCACCAACGTTCCAACCTCAAAAGCAGGCTCGGTGGCTCATTACGAGGCGGACGTGGTGGTGTTCAACATCATGGCGGAGATCCACGGGGTGAAGCCCGAAGAGATCTTCGACGGCCACTCCACCTGCTTCATCGTCTACTCGAAAGGCACCGCTTCGCTCATCGACTTCAACTACAAGATCGAACCGCTGCCGGGCCAGTTCCCCGCCCCGCACCTCGGACCCTTTTCCCTCCTCAAGGAGACGAAGGCCAACTGGTGGGGCAAGCTGGCTTTCGAGCCGCTCTACTGGAACGTACTGCTCGGCGGCCGCCATCTCGGTATGCCTCCGACCCTCGTCATGGCCGGCAAGGAAGTGGGCTGA
- a CDS encoding ArsA family ATPase, which yields MRNIVFTGKGGVGKTSIAAATALMAAESGHRTLIISTDPAHSLGDSFDMELGPSPVRIADRLYGQEVSVYGDMSLNWEIVREHFAHLMQVQGIEGIYVEEMGVLPGMEELFSLSHIKRYNESNEYDLLVVDCAPTGETLRLLSLPETFGWMLKLMRNLEKYVVKPVIRPLAKRVSRLHDYVPDVDVYEQVDSLFSSIEGIIDLLSDGTRTTVRLVMNPEKMVIKESMRALTYLNLYGITVDQIVINRVYTDDADGEFLKEWKEIQRGHIEEIERSFAPIPITKVPLFKREVLGIDMLRKVGQVVYAGKNPLDIFYHEEHVSIRKDGEGLYTVKLRLPFVFDNRMEASVVQVGDSLTLRIGNYQKGVVLPVFLAGMRVGDARYEAGWLAISFTRKEQAPPAVPEG from the coding sequence ATGCGAAACATCGTTTTCACCGGAAAGGGGGGGGTTGGCAAAACCTCCATTGCCGCCGCAACCGCCCTCATGGCAGCCGAATCAGGCCACCGCACCCTCATCATATCCACCGACCCGGCCCACAGCCTCGGTGACTCATTCGATATGGAGCTCGGCCCCTCTCCGGTCAGGATCGCCGATCGGCTGTACGGTCAGGAGGTGAGCGTCTACGGGGACATGTCGCTCAACTGGGAGATCGTGCGCGAACACTTCGCGCACCTCATGCAGGTACAGGGAATAGAGGGAATCTATGTCGAGGAGATGGGAGTCCTGCCCGGCATGGAGGAGCTCTTCTCACTCTCCCACATCAAACGCTATAACGAGAGCAACGAGTACGATCTCCTCGTCGTCGACTGTGCACCGACCGGCGAAACACTCCGCCTGCTATCTCTCCCCGAAACCTTCGGATGGATGCTGAAGCTGATGCGAAACCTGGAGAAGTATGTGGTGAAGCCGGTGATCCGGCCGCTTGCCAAAAGGGTAAGCCGGCTCCATGACTATGTACCCGATGTGGACGTCTATGAGCAGGTCGACAGCCTTTTCTCCTCCATCGAGGGCATCATCGACCTTCTTTCCGATGGCACCCGTACCACCGTGCGGCTCGTCATGAACCCGGAAAAGATGGTCATCAAGGAGTCGATGCGCGCACTGACATACCTCAACCTCTACGGCATCACCGTCGACCAGATCGTCATCAACCGTGTCTACACCGATGATGCCGACGGAGAGTTCCTTAAGGAGTGGAAGGAAATCCAGCGAGGCCACATCGAGGAAATCGAGCGTTCCTTCGCCCCGATCCCCATCACCAAGGTGCCGCTCTTTAAGAGAGAGGTACTCGGCATCGACATGCTGCGGAAGGTCGGACAGGTGGTATACGCGGGAAAGAACCCCCTCGACATCTTCTACCACGAAGAGCATGTCAGCATCCGGAAGGACGGGGAGGGACTCTACACCGTGAAGCTGCGCCTGCCGTTCGTATTCGACAACCGCATGGAGGCCAGCGTTGTGCAGGTCGGCGACTCGCTCACCCTGCGAATCGGCAACTACCAGAAAGGGGTGGTGCTTCCGGTGTTCCTCGCCGGCATGCGTGTCGGCGACGCTCGATACGAGGCGGGATGGCTCGCCATCAGCTTCACGAGAAAAGAGCAGGCTCCCCCGGCAGTCCCCGAAGGGTGA